Proteins found in one Salvia splendens isolate huo1 chromosome 10, SspV2, whole genome shotgun sequence genomic segment:
- the LOC121751081 gene encoding mitochondrial fission 1 protein A-like — protein MNQFFDSVTNFFGGGDNIPWSTPDVVLGCEREVADAEREGNQDRVNDCIVRLSWALVHSRQPEDVQRGIAMLEVSLTNTSSPLQKREKLYLLAVAHYRSGDYPRSRHFLDQCLEIAPDWRQALSLRKNVEERVTKDGVIGIGIAATAASLVGIAVALARRG, from the exons ATGAATCAATTCTTCGACTCTGTCACTAATTTTTTCGGTGGCGGTGACAACATCCCTTGGTCCACTCCTGATGTTGTCCTC GGCTGTGAGAGAGAAGTTGCAGACGCTGAAAGGGAGGGAAATCAAGATCGAGTTAATGACTGTATTGTGCGATTGTCATGGGCTCTTGTTCATTCCAGACAACCTGAAGATGTGCAGCGAGGGATAGCCATGCTTGAAG TTTCACTAACCAACACCAGTAGTCCATTGCAAAAGAGGGAGAAACTTTATCTACTTGCTGTTGCTCACTACCGGAGCGGGGATTATCCAAGGAGCAGGCATTTTCTCGACCAATGCTTGGAG ATTGCACCCGACTGGAGGCAAGCTCTGTCTTTAAGGAAGAATGTCGAAGAACGAGTCACTAAAG ATGGTGTTATTGGAATTGGCATAGCTGCAACTGCGGCTAGTCTTGTAGGAATAGCAGTTGCGTTGGCTCGGAGGGGCTGA
- the LOC121751080 gene encoding DNA-directed RNA polymerase V subunit 5A-like translates to MTEAMNVDGDGDGGDETFRSCLSSLLDTGSVESHRYYLSRKTLLEMLRDRGFAVPNCEIELPLEEFRTKHGDILDVDGFRISSLHKDDPSIKVLVLFCEPGIIKVNVVRGITTKIQEGLDRLILVVQGKMTSQALKAVELFKFKVEIFQITDLLVNITKHELKPKHQVLTDAEKEKLLNQYSIEEKQLPRMLQKDAIARYYGLEKGQVVKVTYSGELTQLHITYRCVW, encoded by the exons ATGACTGAAGCCATGAACGTCGACGGAGACGGAGACGGCGGCGATGAGACCTTCCGTAGCTGCCTGAGCAGCTTGCTGGACACCGGCTCCGTTGAGAGCCACAGGTACTATCTGTCTCGCAAAACGCTACTCGAAATGCTTAGGGATCGTGGATTCGCGGTCCCCAATTGTGAGATTGAGCTTCCGCTTGAAGAATTCCGCACTAAGCATGGCGATATTCTCGATGTCGATGGATTCAGAATTTCTTCTCTTCACAAGGATGATCCTTCTATCAAG GTCCTAGTACTATTCTGTGAACCAGGCATTATTAAAGTCAATGTCGTGCGTGGCATTACAACAAAGATTCAAGAAGGTCTGGATAGGCTTATATTAGTAGTGCAGGGTAAAATGACTAGCCAGGCCTTAAAAGCTGTCGAACTCTTCAAGTTCAAAGTTGAAATTTTCCAG ATCACTGACTTGCTTGTCAATATAACAAAGCACGAACTGAAGCCAAAACATCAAGTGCTCACAGATGCAGAGAAGGAAAAACTGCTGAACCAGTACAGCATTGAAGAAAAGCAG CTGCCACGGATGCTGCAGAAAGATGCAATAGCTCGTTATTACGGGCTCGAGAAAGGGCAGGTTGTTAAGGTCACATACAGTGGTGAACTGACGCAGCTACACATAACATACCGTTGTGTTTGGTGA